Proteins found in one Micropterus dolomieu isolate WLL.071019.BEF.003 ecotype Adirondacks linkage group LG10, ASM2129224v1, whole genome shotgun sequence genomic segment:
- the fdft1 gene encoding squalene synthase isoform X1: protein MAGACCKCPVSLSVFKRSLSVAPRGCGSAPRSLLLSWRLGERGLQEAARPSSALRACSYRHTAFVCLSCQESMSESLRTCYLYLNQTSRSFAAVIQALDGELRHAVCIFYLVLRALDTVEDDMSIPLDKKVPMLNDFHTYLYRDDWCFTQSQEKDRQVLEDFPTISLEFRNLAQEYRDVISDICHRMGVGMAEFLEKKVGSMKEWDLYCHFVAGLVGIGLSQLFSASKLEDPEVGRDTELANSMGLFLQKTNIIRDYLEDTQEGRAFWPQEAWSQFAGRLEDLAQPEKLELGLSCLNLLVTDALRHVPDVIAYLSRLRNQSVFNFCAIPQVMAIATLSTCYNNPMVFQGVVKIRKGQAVTLMMDATNMRAVQTIIAQYSQEILQKVSPTDPSRDKTLHILALIRERSALSQSSLPSRTHHLSPMYLSAAMLLAALSWQYLSTTAAQAQGTGDMQGQ, encoded by the exons ATGGCCGGAGCATGCTGCAAGTGTCCAGTCTCCCTGTCCGTGTTCAAGCGCTCACTCTCGGTGGCGCCGCGGGGATGCGGGTCCGCACCTCGGTCCCTCCTTCTGAGCTGGAGGCTAGGGGAGCGGGGCCTGCAGGAGGCCGCCCGACCCTCCAGCGCACTCAGAGCATGCTCTTACCGACACACTGCCTTCGTCTGTCTCTCCTGCCAGGAGTCCATGAGTGAGAGTCTGCGGACCTGCTACCTGTACCTGAACCAAACCAGCCGGAGTTTTGCAGCTGTGATCCAAGCGCTGGACGGGGAGTTGAG ACACGCAGTTTGTATTTTCTACCTGGTGCTGAGAGCACTGGACACAGTGGAGGACGACATGAGTATCCCTCTGGACAAGAAGGTTCCCATGCTGAATGATTTCCACACCTACCTGTACCGGGATGACTGGTGTTTCACTCAGAGCCAGGAGAAAGACCGACAGGTTCTGGAGGATTTCCCCACG ATATCACTGGAATTCAGAAACCTCGCTCAGGAATACAGAGACGTCATCTCAGATATCTGCCACCGTATGGGAGTCGGGATGGCCGAATTCCTGGAAAAGAAAGTGGGATCCATGAAGGAGTGGGACCTG TATTGCCACTTTGTGGCAGGGCTTGTTGGTATTGGCCTGTCTCAGCTGTTCTCTGCGTCCAAGCTGGAGGACCCCGAGGTGGGCCGGGACACTGAGCTGGCCAACTCCATGGGCCTGTTCCTCCAGAAGACTAACATCATCCGAGACTATCTAGAGGACACACAAGAGGGACGTGCCTTCTGGCCACAAGAG GCCTGGAGTCAGTTTGCAGGTCGTCTGGAGGACTTGGCCCAACCTGAGAAGTTGGAGTTGGGTCTCTCGTGTCTCAACCTGCTGGTCACTGATGCTCTTCGTCACGTCCCGGATGTTATTGCCTACCTGTCCCGCCTGCGCAACCAGAGCGTCTTTAATTTCTGTGCCATTCCACAG GTGATGGCAATAGCTACACTGTCGACATGCTACAACAACCCCATGGTGTTCCAGGGAGTAGTGAAGATCAGAAAGGGACAGGCTGTCACACTCATGATGGACGCCACCAACATGAGAGCTGTGCAGACCATCATCGCCCAGTACAGCCAGGAG ATTTTACAAAAGGTCTCCCCCACTGACCCGTCACGGGACAAGACCCTGCACATCCTGGCTCTAATCCGAGAGAGGTCTGCACTGTCACAGTCCAGCCTCCCCTCCAGGACCCACCACCTGTCGCCTATGTACCTGTCTGCTGCCATGCTGCTCGCCGCCCTCAGTTGGCAGTACCTCAGCACCACTGCAGCACAGGCACAGGGCACCGGCGACATGCAGGGACAGTGA
- the fdft1 gene encoding squalene synthase isoform X2, which produces MDILKSLGHPEEIFNLFKFKMGGCRTVMPKLDYESMSESLRTCYLYLNQTSRSFAAVIQALDGELRHAVCIFYLVLRALDTVEDDMSIPLDKKVPMLNDFHTYLYRDDWCFTQSQEKDRQVLEDFPTISLEFRNLAQEYRDVISDICHRMGVGMAEFLEKKVGSMKEWDLYCHFVAGLVGIGLSQLFSASKLEDPEVGRDTELANSMGLFLQKTNIIRDYLEDTQEGRAFWPQEAWSQFAGRLEDLAQPEKLELGLSCLNLLVTDALRHVPDVIAYLSRLRNQSVFNFCAIPQVMAIATLSTCYNNPMVFQGVVKIRKGQAVTLMMDATNMRAVQTIIAQYSQEILQKVSPTDPSRDKTLHILALIRERSALSQSSLPSRTHHLSPMYLSAAMLLAALSWQYLSTTAAQAQGTGDMQGQ; this is translated from the exons GAGTCCATGAGTGAGAGTCTGCGGACCTGCTACCTGTACCTGAACCAAACCAGCCGGAGTTTTGCAGCTGTGATCCAAGCGCTGGACGGGGAGTTGAG ACACGCAGTTTGTATTTTCTACCTGGTGCTGAGAGCACTGGACACAGTGGAGGACGACATGAGTATCCCTCTGGACAAGAAGGTTCCCATGCTGAATGATTTCCACACCTACCTGTACCGGGATGACTGGTGTTTCACTCAGAGCCAGGAGAAAGACCGACAGGTTCTGGAGGATTTCCCCACG ATATCACTGGAATTCAGAAACCTCGCTCAGGAATACAGAGACGTCATCTCAGATATCTGCCACCGTATGGGAGTCGGGATGGCCGAATTCCTGGAAAAGAAAGTGGGATCCATGAAGGAGTGGGACCTG TATTGCCACTTTGTGGCAGGGCTTGTTGGTATTGGCCTGTCTCAGCTGTTCTCTGCGTCCAAGCTGGAGGACCCCGAGGTGGGCCGGGACACTGAGCTGGCCAACTCCATGGGCCTGTTCCTCCAGAAGACTAACATCATCCGAGACTATCTAGAGGACACACAAGAGGGACGTGCCTTCTGGCCACAAGAG GCCTGGAGTCAGTTTGCAGGTCGTCTGGAGGACTTGGCCCAACCTGAGAAGTTGGAGTTGGGTCTCTCGTGTCTCAACCTGCTGGTCACTGATGCTCTTCGTCACGTCCCGGATGTTATTGCCTACCTGTCCCGCCTGCGCAACCAGAGCGTCTTTAATTTCTGTGCCATTCCACAG GTGATGGCAATAGCTACACTGTCGACATGCTACAACAACCCCATGGTGTTCCAGGGAGTAGTGAAGATCAGAAAGGGACAGGCTGTCACACTCATGATGGACGCCACCAACATGAGAGCTGTGCAGACCATCATCGCCCAGTACAGCCAGGAG ATTTTACAAAAGGTCTCCCCCACTGACCCGTCACGGGACAAGACCCTGCACATCCTGGCTCTAATCCGAGAGAGGTCTGCACTGTCACAGTCCAGCCTCCCCTCCAGGACCCACCACCTGTCGCCTATGTACCTGTCTGCTGCCATGCTGCTCGCCGCCCTCAGTTGGCAGTACCTCAGCACCACTGCAGCACAGGCACAGGGCACCGGCGACATGCAGGGACAGTGA